AGATGACAGCAGGTTGATGTTGTTCGAAGGGGATGAATACCTGACATCTGCCCTCGACAAACGGCCAAAATTCCACGTCTATCGGCCAGATATTGCTCTGATCAGCGGTATCGCCTGGGACCACATCAACGTGTTCCCCACCTTCGAATGCTACCTGGAGCAGTTCCGGATCTTTGCAGGTCTTATCCCCTCTGACGGCACGCTGGTATACAATGCAGAGGATGCTCAGGTAAGGGATGTCGTCCTTTCGGCCAGGGAGGGGGTGAAAATGATTCCCTATCGAATGCCTGCTTACCGGATAGATCACGGTATCACCTCGATCCTGCCTGGTGACGAACCCATTCCGCTGAAGGTCTTTGGCCGGCACAACCTGATCAATCTGGAAGGGGCGAGGATGGTCTGCCGGGAGCTGGGGGTGGATGACGGCGACTTTTACGGTGCGATGCGTACCTTTGACGGGGCGGCCAGGCGGCTCGAATTATTGGCTGCAAACGGGCAAACTGCTGTATTTTTCGACTTCGCCCATGCCCCCTCCAAACTGAAGGCCACGGTGGAGGCCGTAAAGGAACAATACCCGGATCGTTTACTGGTGGCGTGCATTGAGTTGCACACGTTCAGCAGCCTGAGCGGGCATTTTCTTTCGCATTATGCAAATACGATGGCAATGGCGGATCATCCGTTGGTTTATTATAATCCGCATGCCATTCAGCTAAAGCGCCTGCCGGAGATACATCCTGAGCAGGTCAGGGAGGCATTCAACAATCCGGCTTTGAAAGTGTATACGGACGCCAAAAGGTTATTGAATGACCTTTTGGGATTTAACTGGAACAAGACTAACCTGTTGATGATGAGTTCGGGGGATTTCGGCGGGATGGACGTGCCGGCTCTTGCAAAAAAGATTACAACATAAAAAAAGGTGCCGAAGCACCTTTTTTTATTTAAGCATTCATCGAGATGAGGAATTCCTCGTTCGACTGCGTAAATTTCATCTTGTCCTTGAGGAACTCCATGGCTTCCAGCGGATTCATGTCGCCCAGGTGGTTACGCAGGATCCAGATCCGCTGCAGTGTTTCCTTGTCAAGAAGCAGCTCTTCACGCCGCGTACTGGAGGCCACAATGTCGATGGCGGGCCAGATGCGTTTGTTGGACAGCTTGCGGTCGAGCTGAAGTTCCATGTTACCGGTGCCCTTGAATTCCTCAAAGATCACCTCGTCCATTTTGGAGCCGGTATCGATCAGTGCCGTGGCGATGATCGTCAGGGATCCTCCTCCTTCGATCTTGCGGGCAGCGCCGAAGAACCGTTTGGGCTTCTGAAGCGCATTGGCTTCCACACCTCCGGAGAGTACTTTGCCGGAGGCAGGCATCACGGTGTTGTGGGCTCTGGCCAGACGCGTGATCGAATCAAGCAGGATGACCACATCGTGCCCGCATTCCACCATTCGTTTTGCTTTTTCAAGCACTATGGATGATATTCTGACGTGACGTTCAGCAGGTTCGTCGAATGTGGAGGAAATGACTTCCGCATTCACACTGCGCTCCATATCCGTGACCTCTTCCGGCCTTTCATCGATCAGCAGGATGATCAGGTAAGCTTCAGGATGATTGTAGGCGATCGCATTGGCTATTTCTTTCAAAAGGACCGTTTTCCCGGTTTTTGGCTGGGCAACGATCAATCCTCTTTGCCCTTTTCCGATGGGTGTAAAAAGATCGATGATTCGCGTTGACAGCGTTTCCTGGGGATGTCCGGTCAGCTTGAATTTTTCCAGCGGAAACAGGGGCGTTAGATAATCAAACGGTATGCGGTCACGTGTATCTTCAGGATCCCGCCCGTTGATCATTTCAACTTTGATCAGCGGGAAATATTTCTCTCCCTCTTTTGGGGGACGTATGCTTCCCTGGACCGTATCCCCGGTTTTCAGTCCGAAGAGCTTGATCTGGGATTGTGACACGTAAACATCGTCAGGGGAGTTCAGGTAGTTATAATCTGAGGAGCGCAAAAATCCATATCCGTCAGGCATGATCTCAAGGACGCCTTCTGCAGTGACAATACCTTCAAACTCAAAAGTAAATTCATCCTTGTGTCTTTCAATGTGCTTGTTGCGATATCCGGGCTCCCTGCCTGCCCTGTCCTTGAATGGCCTTGGAGCCACCAGTTCTTTTTCCTGGTCGGCTTCAGCAGTTTCAAGCTCCGGTTCCTGGGCCTGGGTGATGGATGGTGGTTCTTCCAGGTCAAGACTGAACGTTTCACCCTCCATGACATTGAAAATTTCTTCACCCGAATCTGGTTCCTCCATAAAGTCCGGGATCATTTCCGGACGGGGTTCGGGCAGCTCTTCTGCAAAGGGGAAAAGTTCCGTTTTCTCCATTTTGCGGTCAGTGTCTCCCGTAGTTCTTTTGCGCCGAAGACGCAGGGACTTTTTGGGTCCCTTCTTTTCTTTCTGGACGATTTCTTCAGTCGGATTATCGGCCTGGTGATCCAGGATCAGATTGATCAGATCCTGTTTTTTTAAATTGTCACTGTAGGAAATATGGAGATCTTTGGCAATCTCTTTAAGCTCGGTTAAAAGCTTTTCGTTTAATTCATTAATATGATACATTTTTTATAAAATAAATGAGGAAATTCCTGTTTTCAGAAGATAAATGAAAAAATAAATGTGAAAGTAATTAAAGTCCCCTCTACGCGCTCGAATTATATCAGACAACCATTAAACAACGATAAGCTATCGAATCTAGCTGCAGAATTTCAGGTGCAAATATACAAATAAATTAACCCGGAACAACTTCAACCATAAAATCATTCGTACTTTTACATCAATAAATGTTTAAACCCCTGCCATGATACAACGCATCCAGACCGTTTATCTTATAATTGCTTTTCTGGCCATCATTCTGGCGTTTTTCTTCCCGGTTGCAGCCTATACATACGGAGACTCCATCGATACGTATCTGGGAACAGTCTCCTTTTTTCTTTACGGATTGGAAAAACAACCTGACACCCTTGAGGTATCCTACAAATTCTTGTTTTACATGCCACTGATCATCATTTCAGTGCTTATCCTGGTATTGATTGCTCTTGGCATTTTTCAGTTCAGAAAACGCCTGAGGCAGTTACGATCGGTCAATTTCGCCATCCTGCTGAATATCGTCCTGATCGTATTGTTTTTCTTTTACACGGATAAACTATCCAAGGACCTGGCCATTCAGACAGTTTACAGACTTGGATCGGTTTTTCCGCTGATTTCCCTGGTGTTCCTTGTGCTGGCCATGTATGGCATTAAGAAGGACGAGCGCCTCGTGCGTTCACTTGACCGGCTGAGATCCTGAACAACCCATCATTTGGCATCTCCGAAACCGTAGGTGAGCCCAATCCCGAACACTTCCTTGAACTGAGTCCGTGGCCCTGTCTTGCCATCCTTGTCTGTAATCCTCAGGTTGTCATCATAGGCCAGGGTAAGGTTCAGGGATGTTGATAAATATTTGTTGATGGTCATTACAAACATGTTATCCCAGTAAACATCAACATTCTGTGGCTGGTCAAGGTAGTTGGAGAAGAGTTCAAGTTTAGACTTTAGGTTTACGTTTTTCAGGATATCCTTAAGAAACTCCAGGCGGGCCATCGCACCCACCTCTGTCCGGACCTTATCTCCCGGATCAACTCCGTATGCCCCTATGTTTGACAGGTCATCATCTGTGACGATGATCCAGCGGGCTGTGGCAGGTGACAGGAAAAAGGAAAAATAGTCTACAGGCTTCCAGTCCATGCCAAGTCCGACGGTCAGATAACCGGGGGCCAGGAAGCGGGAGATCACAACGGAATCATCAGGATAATTATATCCTTCGCTGAACTGGCTCTTGAAGGTGAGCAACGCAGCGTAGTAGAGTTTCTGGGTTGCCTTCATGCCATATTTTGATGAAAAATCGATCTTGTCATCACTCTTTCTGATATCAGCCTCCCCCTCTTTCAAAAATCCATAAGCAAGATCCAGCCTGTTTTCCCACAGGGACTTGTCTTTGGCATAGTCAGCAAAGTAATTGAAAAATGAATTGAGCGCCAGGGAATTCTGTCCGCCCGGTGCCCAGTTGGTCAGCGATGACTGTGAGAAGTTCAGGGCAAACTTGCCGCCATTCTTCCAGGGACCAACCAACGTGTCAGCATTCTGTGCATGGCCCCAGAAAACCAGGACAACAAATGCAAGTACAAAAGGTATACGTTTTTTCATAAAGGTAATGATTGGTTAAGTGGTTTATTTAACTATTAACATTCGTTTTTTGAAAACAAGGCGCAAAATTATATAAAATTAATCTGATCAGAAAGGAACCTGAGAAAGTTGCCTCTTGTCAGACAGCATCAGATACTTTTAACGGAAGAACCGGGGATCCAGCCCGTACTTCCGCTGGCAATGCGTATTTCATACCACTCACCCAGTTCATCGGTAATGGCTACCTTCGTGCCTTCGTGGACGACAAAAAGGTCAACACTGTTCTCCGAAGGCGAACTCTTGACCGTCAGGCTGGGATCGAAGACGATCGCTTCCTTTACCTGTTGATGGGAGCTGTTTTGTTGCAATGCAATGCCAAAAGTCAGCAGAGAGCTGGTAAACAGAAGCAATCCCGCCCAGAATGAGATTTTACGGATGACGACTTTCCTTGAAATGAAGAAAAAAGCAGCCACCATAAGGAAAAGTACAAAGCAGGCTATGTGAAATTTGGTCCATCCGTCAAGGCTGAATGTATTCACCAGCTGGTTCCACCACCGCTTGTAAAAAAGAACCGGTACGGCCTCAATCTTATCTTTTATCCTGTTGCTGGCCACATTCAAATTGAACAGAATATCCGGATCATTGGGCTTTAACTTTTTAGCTTTTTCGTAATGCAGTATGGCAGATGGCAGATCATCGGTCTTGAAATACGCATTCCCGAGATTGTAATATACCTCCACTGATTCGTACCCGTTTTGCAGCACCCTGACATAACCTTCAATGGCATTCGAATACAATCCTTCCGCATAATCCTTGTTGGCCTTTTCCACGAGCTCCTCGTTGATCCCGGCATATCCTGCATCTACCATCATCAACAATAATCCGATAATACACAGTCTGAGGTTATTCATGGTTATTCGTTGTTATTAGTGGTCATTCGTTGTCATTCATCGTCATTTGTGGTCATTTACTTTCTCCTTTCTCCTTTCTCCTTTCTCCTTTCTCCTTTCTCCTTTCTCCTCTCTCCTCTCTCCTCTCATTTCAGTTCCCGTTCCGTTTTGCTGATCACATTCAGGGCTTCTTCATAGATCTTATCCATGTTCTCGGATTTTGCACCCGGGGCGAACCTGGCATATTCGCAATGATTCAACGTTTCAATGAACTGCTCAACGATTGCATCTTTAATGTTTTTATTTTTCAGCGTCTCATGTACTGAATCCATCGACAGGTCAGCCAGCGGGAGATTGAATTTATCACTGATATACCCCCATAATGCCTGGGATACCTCATTGTAAAATTCCTTTTCCTGAAGCGACTTCAGGTACTCAGCGGCCTTCTTCAGTCGTGTGCGTGCAACTTTTGTGGCTTTCTGTGTTTTCATCCACCGGACATTGTTTCTTTTACTGATTTGCTGCCGGATGAACAGCGTGAGGAAAATGGCAAGCAGTAAGGGGATGAGCATCAAAAGGATATGGGTGAGCGAACCGAACAATGTCTTGCCTTTCGGTTTTAATTGGACCGGATTGTTCTTGATATGACGGATATCGCTTCCAATATATTGAACATCCTGCTGGACGACACCGCTGTAAGCAATGTCGGGGCCTGAGGAAACTCCTTTGCTGACAGAGATCTCATAAAGGGGAGATGCCTGCGTGACATAGGTCCCCTGATTCGGATCAAAATAGCTGAACACAACCGGTTTGATCTTGAAGTTTCCGGAATTTCTTGGAATGATCAAATACTCAAACGTTTTTACTCCGGATATGCCCTGGCTGTTCTTATTCAGGTTAAAGGAAACCTTGGGGTCATATACCTCAAAGTCAGGAGGAAACGTAGCCTTCAATTCATCAATGAGGCGTATGTTGCCTTCCCCAAGGATGGTAAACTTCAGGTTGATCGCCTCATTGACATCAACGCTGGTTTTATCGATGTTCGATTTAAAGGTATACTTACCGACAACCCCTTTGAATTCGGCAGGCTGGTTGGTTGTTGGCAGAGGCTTTACTTCGATGGTGACCGGATTGGACACGATTTTTTTCTGTACATTCTGATAGCTGCCGCCGAAGAAGGGGTCGTTGAAAAAATCCTCAAAGGGATCGCGCGAACGGCTCCTTGACCTTCTGACCTGCGCTACCACATTTAATTCCATGGGTTCGATGGTCAGCGTTCCGCTTTTTACCGGAAACAGCGCAACCTTACTTATTTCAGCCACAAGATATTCCTGTCCGTTAATGACCTCATTATGTTTGCCGGGCTCATCCTGGATGTTCTGGAGCTCCTGGGTCCAAAACCCATTGTAGGAAGGGAATTTTTCAACACCGTACTGGCTGATGCCAACCTGTGTGTAGATTTTGTGCGACACAATGACCTGTTCTCCCTGGTAGGGTTCTTTTTTGCTGACCGATGTACGGATGAAGATAGCAGCCTGCCCGATGCTACCGGCATCTTCCGACGGTCGGGCTGCAGGTGCTGACGGGGCCTGTGATCCGGATGAGGGCTGCCCGCCTGCAGCATTGACCCGGATGGCGAGCGTGTTCGACTCATACTGCCTGCCATCCACGGTGATTTGGGCCGGCTGGATCTGAAACTCGCCTTCCTTGATGGCTTGAAGTATGTATCCATAGGAGAGGGTCACCGACCGGGATACCTGCCCGTTGATGATCTGTATGCTGGAGCTGGTGGAAGGATTGGGCCCCGACAGGATGCGAAAATCATTCAATGGCGGCGCCTTGAAGTCCTTGCCATCGGCATTGGCGGAGAAGATCAGCCGGAATTGTTCCCCGACGCTGACGCTCTGACGGGCAGATGCCGTGAACTGGACGGTCTGTGCTGCGATGAGCCCGGGAATGAACCAGGTCACGAGCAACAGCAGGAAGAACATCCATCCCGTAAAGGGGTATCCGCTATTGTTTGTCTGTCGATCCATGTTCTGTCATCAAAATGGTTACTGACTTCTGCTACCAGTCTTTCTCAATAGTCACCCGCTGACTGCTGACCTGTTGCTTTCTTAGCTTCTCCAGTGTATTTTTTTCATCGTTTTTCATTGCTTCAAGCATTCGCTCGGCATCCTGTTTTGAAATTTCCCTCGGCTGAGCCTGTTGTTCCCGTTGCTGTTCCCGTTGCTGTTCCTGTTGCTGATCCTGTTGCTGCTGGTTCTGCTGCTGATCCTGTTGCTGCTGGTTCTGCTGCTGGTCCTGTTGATCCTGTTGACCCTGCTGATCCTGGTTTTGCTGATCCTGCTGTCCCTGACCCTGCTGTTGCTGCTGCTTTTGAAGCAGGCGCTGGGCATAGGCCAGATTGTACCTGGCTGCACTGTCGCCGGGATTCAGCCGCAGGGCTTGTTTGTACGCTTCTATGCTTCCCTGAAGGGCATTGGATTGGGCTCCGGCAGAATCCTGGGAGAATTTCAGCAGGGAGTTCCCCAGATTGTAATAGGATTGTGACCGGATCTTATCATTGGGATACGCTTTCAAGACCGAATCAAAAGAAAGGATGGCTTCCTGATGGTTCTTTTGCCGGTAAAGGGATGTTCCAAGGTTGTACCTGCCCGCAACGGAAGCTTCATTCTTATCCAGTGATTTCCTGTATTCGATTTCAGCTTCTTTATAATTTTCATCGTGATACTGGCGATTACCCTGCCTGATCAATTTATTCTCTGCCTGCGGAAAAACCAGAAGCGATGGCCACACGATCAGCGCCAGGGAAACCATCAGTTTTATGTTTTCTGAGAAAATCCGATGCGTCATTTTCATTGCGATTGCTGTTTCAGATGAAAAAGATTCAGATTCCTGACCCATTTGCTTTTACGTTCGATGACCATTAGTTCCAGGATCAGAAAAATCAGACTGACCACCAGAAAGTATTGAAAGCGGTCCTCATAATCCGAAAACATCGTTGAGTCAATCTCTGTTTTATTCAGCTTGTTGATTTCATCAAAGATTTTTGACAATCCTGCAGAAACATTATTTGCGCGCACATAGACACCCTGTCCCGCCGAAGCTATTTGCTGAAGCATGGTTTCGTTCAGTTTGGTCACGATGGTATTGCCCTGTCTGTCTTTTTTATATCCGATCTTATTTTGTCCCTGAAATACAGGTATCGGTGCACCCTCGGGCAATCCCATCCCGATCGTATAGATATGGATCCCTTTGTCAGCTGCTTCTTTGGCCTTAGTGAGTGCATCACCTTCGTGATTTTCGCCATCGGTAATAATAATAATGGCTTTGCTGTGCATATTGTTTTCCTCAAATGATTTCATTGCCAGTTCAATGGCATCCCCGATAGCGGTACCCTGGACGGGAACGGCATCTGTTGTAACGGTTGACAGGAACAATTTTGCAGCCACATAATCCGTGGTGATGGGGAGCTGGGTATAGGCTTTGCCGGCGAAAACGATCATGCCGATCCTGTCGCTCCGAAGTTCATCGATGAGCTTGGAAATGGATTGTTTGGCCCGCTCAAGACGGCTGGGCTGAATGTCCTCAGCCAGCATGCTGTTGGATACGTCCAGTGCCAGCACGATATCAATCCCTTTTCTTTCTGCCTTGACCAGTTTGGAGCCCACCTGGGGATCAGCCAGGCCAATGATGAGGAAAACCGATGCCATCAGGAGAAAGATGAATTTAATGGTGAACCGGCTTTTGGAATAATCGGGTATCAGACGGCCAATGACCAGGGAATCGCCAAATTTTTTTCTGGCTTTTTTCTTCCACTGCAGGAGAAGGAGAAAGGCCACCATAAAGACCGGGATCAGTAACAGGAGATAGAGCAGGTCAGGATGTGCAAAACGGATCATTTGATTTCGTCAGATTTATTTTGTTTTAGGGTATACTTCTGAAAACCGTATATCTCAGGATCACTTCCAGCAGGATGACCAGGCCGGCGAGCAGCGCAAAGGGCAGGAACTCTTCATTTTTTTTCCTGAACTCTGTCACATCGATCTTTGATTTTTCCAGCCGGTCAATTTCCTGATAGATTTCCGTCAGCTTCTGGTTGTCGGTGGCCCTGAAATACCGGGCACCTGTCATCGCGGCGATTTCTTTCAGCAGCGGTTCGTCGATGCGCACTTCCAGGTTCTGGTACCGTGTGCCAAAGGGTGTCTGGACGGGATAAGGCGCTGTCCCAATTGTTCCCACTCCGATGGTATACACACGGATGCCGAATACCTTGGCAATCTCGCCGGCCGATAAGGGATCAATGGAGCCCATGTTGTTCTCTCCGTCCGTTAAAAGGATGATGACCTTGCTGATTGCCTGGCTTTCCTTTAACCGGTTGACAGCAGTGGCCAGCCCGTCGCCGATGGCGGTTCCGTCTTCGATCATTCCGCTTTTGATGTCTTTGAAAAGGTTCAGTAAAACAGAATGGTCGGTGGTCAGTGGACACTGGGTGAACGTTTCACCGCTGAAAACGACGAGGCCCATCCGGTCGTTCGGCCGGCCACCCACAAACTCACTGGCCACTTTTTTACTGGCTTCCAGCCTGTTGGGCTGAAAATCTTCCGCCAGCATGCTTCCCGAAATATCCATCGCCAGCACAATGTCGATGCCTTCGATCGTTACATCCTGTTTTCTGGTGCTGGTCTGGGGCCTGGCCAGTGCAATGATGAGCAGGCTGGCTGCCAGCAGGCGCAGGCCGAAAAGTCCGTGATACAGGTACTCCCTGGGGCTTCGGCCGGATTTCAGGATGGATTCCATCGATGGAACCTGAATGTCGGCATGGTACTTCCGGTTGCGAAACCAGTACCAGGTCACCAACAGGGGAAGGATGATCAGCAGATACAGAAATCCGGGATTTGCAAATTCTATTTCGCTCAGAGTCATACCTTATGTGGATACCTGTTTGTTGTCATTAAGTGCCATTTTTTCAGCCGATTGCAGCTCTTCAACGGCATGAATGGTTTCCTTCACAAAATCAATGGCCTGGTTCATGCTTCGTTCCTGCTGGTCGGGCAGGGGATTTTCCTTTGCAAACTTCACAAGGTCCGCCAGTTCAAGCATCTCTTTTAGCTTCGACCTTGTGATGGATTCAACGGATTTGCCATCCAGTGCATCGAGAATCTCGGGCGTTACCAATTCAATGGCATGGATGCCGAATCTTGCCGTGATATAGTTTCGTATGATATCGGTCAATTCTGTATGGTATTGCTTGACTTTTCCCGCCTGCCATAATTTTTTCGACCTGAGTTTTTCCAGTTCATCCAGTGCAACGATATGCGCTGGCTGAGGAGGCTTATGCCTGAAGGTCACCAGGGGTTGGGCTTTTTTTCTTTTGCGGAGGTAGTAAACAAGGAAGATGATCCCTCCGGCAAGCAACAGGGCAGCCAGGATCCAGGGCCAGATCTCTGCAAAGGTAACCGGCACTTTCAGCGGCCCTTTGATATCCCTGATATCACTACTCAGGTCAACATCCGGGCTGTCAATCCCCAGCAGCAGCGCTTCCGTCTGGCAGGCCTTATAGTCGCTAGTTCCAGGTTCCTGGTAAAGAAAAACGAAGGGGGGAATCGCAAAATACCCTGAATCAAAAGAAGTGATGATCACTTTCTGCTGAAGCATTCGGCTCCCGGAGGACTCATTTGTTTGAAGCGTATCGACCGTTGATTTCCGGATCACCTCTACCTGACGGATCAGCGTATCACCAATTTCCGGCCAAATGATCCTGTAGGATGCCGGAAACACCGCTTCCAGTGTCAGGGTGGTCTGGTCGCCGATCATCAGCAGGCTCGTATCAAGGCTTGCCTGAACCTGGATCTCCTGGGCATCGGATGTACCCTGCTTCACGGACAGAAGGCCTGCCAGAAGGATGAAGAGCCAAAGCCGGTAATGTTTTATCCGTTTCATTGATTCAT
The nucleotide sequence above comes from Bacteroidales bacterium. Encoded proteins:
- a CDS encoding Mur ligase family protein; the encoded protein is DDSRLMLFEGDEYLTSALDKRPKFHVYRPDIALISGIAWDHINVFPTFECYLEQFRIFAGLIPSDGTLVYNAEDAQVRDVVLSAREGVKMIPYRMPAYRIDHGITSILPGDEPIPLKVFGRHNLINLEGARMVCRELGVDDGDFYGAMRTFDGAARRLELLAANGQTAVFFDFAHAPSKLKATVEAVKEQYPDRLLVACIELHTFSSLSGHFLSHYANTMAMADHPLVYYNPHAIQLKRLPEIHPEQVREAFNNPALKVYTDAKRLLNDLLGFNWNKTNLLMMSSGDFGGMDVPALAKKITT
- the rho gene encoding transcription termination factor Rho, with protein sequence MYHINELNEKLLTELKEIAKDLHISYSDNLKKQDLINLILDHQADNPTEEIVQKEKKGPKKSLRLRRKRTTGDTDRKMEKTELFPFAEELPEPRPEMIPDFMEEPDSGEEIFNVMEGETFSLDLEEPPSITQAQEPELETAEADQEKELVAPRPFKDRAGREPGYRNKHIERHKDEFTFEFEGIVTAEGVLEIMPDGYGFLRSSDYNYLNSPDDVYVSQSQIKLFGLKTGDTVQGSIRPPKEGEKYFPLIKVEMINGRDPEDTRDRIPFDYLTPLFPLEKFKLTGHPQETLSTRIIDLFTPIGKGQRGLIVAQPKTGKTVLLKEIANAIAYNHPEAYLIILLIDERPEEVTDMERSVNAEVISSTFDEPAERHVRISSIVLEKAKRMVECGHDVVILLDSITRLARAHNTVMPASGKVLSGGVEANALQKPKRFFGAARKIEGGGSLTIIATALIDTGSKMDEVIFEEFKGTGNMELQLDRKLSNKRIWPAIDIVASSTRREELLLDKETLQRIWILRNHLGDMNPLEAMEFLKDKMKFTQSNEEFLISMNA
- a CDS encoding DUF4293 domain-containing protein, coding for MIQRIQTVYLIIAFLAIILAFFFPVAAYTYGDSIDTYLGTVSFFLYGLEKQPDTLEVSYKFLFYMPLIIISVLILVLIALGIFQFRKRLRQLRSVNFAILLNIVLIVLFFFYTDKLSKDLAIQTVYRLGSVFPLISLVFLVLAMYGIKKDERLVRSLDRLRS
- a CDS encoding DUF3078 domain-containing protein yields the protein MKKRIPFVLAFVVLVFWGHAQNADTLVGPWKNGGKFALNFSQSSLTNWAPGGQNSLALNSFFNYFADYAKDKSLWENRLDLAYGFLKEGEADIRKSDDKIDFSSKYGMKATQKLYYAALLTFKSQFSEGYNYPDDSVVISRFLAPGYLTVGLGMDWKPVDYFSFFLSPATARWIIVTDDDLSNIGAYGVDPGDKVRTEVGAMARLEFLKDILKNVNLKSKLELFSNYLDQPQNVDVYWDNMFVMTINKYLSTSLNLTLAYDDNLRITDKDGKTGPRTQFKEVFGIGLTYGFGDAK
- a CDS encoding tetratricopeptide repeat protein gives rise to the protein MNNLRLCIIGLLLMMVDAGYAGINEELVEKANKDYAEGLYSNAIEGYVRVLQNGYESVEVYYNLGNAYFKTDDLPSAILHYEKAKKLKPNDPDILFNLNVASNRIKDKIEAVPVLFYKRWWNQLVNTFSLDGWTKFHIACFVLFLMVAAFFFISRKVVIRKISFWAGLLLFTSSLLTFGIALQQNSSHQQVKEAIVFDPSLTVKSSPSENSVDLFVVHEGTKVAITDELGEWYEIRIASGSTGWIPGSSVKSI
- a CDS encoding BatD family protein — protein: MDRQTNNSGYPFTGWMFFLLLLVTWFIPGLIAAQTVQFTASARQSVSVGEQFRLIFSANADGKDFKAPPLNDFRILSGPNPSTSSSIQIINGQVSRSVTLSYGYILQAIKEGEFQIQPAQITVDGRQYESNTLAIRVNAAGGQPSSGSQAPSAPAARPSEDAGSIGQAAIFIRTSVSKKEPYQGEQVIVSHKIYTQVGISQYGVEKFPSYNGFWTQELQNIQDEPGKHNEVINGQEYLVAEISKVALFPVKSGTLTIEPMELNVVAQVRRSRSRSRDPFEDFFNDPFFGGSYQNVQKKIVSNPVTIEVKPLPTTNQPAEFKGVVGKYTFKSNIDKTSVDVNEAINLKFTILGEGNIRLIDELKATFPPDFEVYDPKVSFNLNKNSQGISGVKTFEYLIIPRNSGNFKIKPVVFSYFDPNQGTYVTQASPLYEISVSKGVSSGPDIAYSGVVQQDVQYIGSDIRHIKNNPVQLKPKGKTLFGSLTHILLMLIPLLLAIFLTLFIRQQISKRNNVRWMKTQKATKVARTRLKKAAEYLKSLQEKEFYNEVSQALWGYISDKFNLPLADLSMDSVHETLKNKNIKDAIVEQFIETLNHCEYARFAPGAKSENMDKIYEEALNVISKTERELK
- a CDS encoding tetratricopeptide repeat protein, producing the protein MTHRIFSENIKLMVSLALIVWPSLLVFPQAENKLIRQGNRQYHDENYKEAEIEYRKSLDKNEASVAGRYNLGTSLYRQKNHQEAILSFDSVLKAYPNDKIRSQSYYNLGNSLLKFSQDSAGAQSNALQGSIEAYKQALRLNPGDSAARYNLAYAQRLLQKQQQQQGQGQQDQQNQDQQGQQDQQDQQQNQQQQDQQQNQQQQDQQQEQQREQQREQQAQPREISKQDAERMLEAMKNDEKNTLEKLRKQQVSSQRVTIEKDW
- a CDS encoding VWA domain-containing protein; translated protein: MIRFAHPDLLYLLLLIPVFMVAFLLLLQWKKKARKKFGDSLVIGRLIPDYSKSRFTIKFIFLLMASVFLIIGLADPQVGSKLVKAERKGIDIVLALDVSNSMLAEDIQPSRLERAKQSISKLIDELRSDRIGMIVFAGKAYTQLPITTDYVAAKLFLSTVTTDAVPVQGTAIGDAIELAMKSFEENNMHSKAIIIITDGENHEGDALTKAKEAADKGIHIYTIGMGLPEGAPIPVFQGQNKIGYKKDRQGNTIVTKLNETMLQQIASAGQGVYVRANNVSAGLSKIFDEINKLNKTEIDSTMFSDYEDRFQYFLVVSLIFLILELMVIERKSKWVRNLNLFHLKQQSQ
- a CDS encoding VWA domain-containing protein, which codes for MEFANPGFLYLLIILPLLVTWYWFRNRKYHADIQVPSMESILKSGRSPREYLYHGLFGLRLLAASLLIIALARPQTSTRKQDVTIEGIDIVLAMDISGSMLAEDFQPNRLEASKKVASEFVGGRPNDRMGLVVFSGETFTQCPLTTDHSVLLNLFKDIKSGMIEDGTAIGDGLATAVNRLKESQAISKVIILLTDGENNMGSIDPLSAGEIAKVFGIRVYTIGVGTIGTAPYPVQTPFGTRYQNLEVRIDEPLLKEIAAMTGARYFRATDNQKLTEIYQEIDRLEKSKIDVTEFRKKNEEFLPFALLAGLVILLEVILRYTVFRSIP
- a CDS encoding DUF4381 family protein; amino-acid sequence: MKRIKHYRLWLFILLAGLLSVKQGTSDAQEIQVQASLDTSLLMIGDQTTLTLEAVFPASYRIIWPEIGDTLIRQVEVIRKSTVDTLQTNESSGSRMLQQKVIITSFDSGYFAIPPFVFLYQEPGTSDYKACQTEALLLGIDSPDVDLSSDIRDIKGPLKVPVTFAEIWPWILAALLLAGGIIFLVYYLRKRKKAQPLVTFRHKPPQPAHIVALDELEKLRSKKLWQAGKVKQYHTELTDIIRNYITARFGIHAIELVTPEILDALDGKSVESITRSKLKEMLELADLVKFAKENPLPDQQERSMNQAIDFVKETIHAVEELQSAEKMALNDNKQVST